Part of the Calditerricola satsumensis genome, TGCTCGACGCGGTGGTGCCCGGCGGTTCCGTGGGCGACTACTACGCCTGCCGACGCGAGCGCGAGGACGGTGGCTACTTGCCCGCTTTGGTCCGCGCGTGTCAGGAGGAGGTGGCGCATCTTCCAGGGTACGGGGCGGTGGCGGACGAGGTGCGGCGCCTCGTCGCCCTGTACGCCGACCTGCAGGTGCACAAGCACGTGGCCTGGAGCGAGCGCGAGGCGCGGCTTTTGGCGTGGTGGGAGGACTACCGGTCGGCCCATCCGGAGCTGCGGTGGAACGAGTTTGCGGCGGCCACCGGTTCGACGTTGGGGATGTTTGCTCTGTTCTTGGCCGCCACCGATCCGCGGGTGGACGGGGAGGCGGCGCGGCGGATCGTCCGCACCTATTTTCCGTGGGTGTGCGCGCTGCACATCCTCCTCGACTACCTGATCGACCAGGAGGAGGACCGGCGGGGCGGCGACCTCAACTTTGTCGCCTATTACCGGGACGCCGAGGAGGCGGCCGAGCGCCTCGCCTTTTTTGCGCGCCGCGCGCGGGAGGCGGTGCGCGAGCTGCCGGGGAGCCGCTTTCACCGCCTGATCGTCGACGGCCTCTTGGGCCTCTACCTGTCCGACGGCAAAGTGCGCCGCCAGCGGGCGGTGCGCGCCGTCTCGCGCCGCCTGCTGACGGCTTCTCCCTTATCCACGCGCTTTTTTTACGTCAACAGCGTGCTGATTCGCGCCCTGTCGCCGCTGTGAGGCGACTTCGCCGGTGCGGGCGCGGGAAATGTTGCCCGCATCCGCGGGGCCCTGACTTGAACTGACCGGTCAGTCAGATTAAAA contains:
- a CDS encoding tetraprenyl-beta-curcumene synthase family protein, producing the protein MIRVYRDVLPGVHRELSGWRRMAEAIPDPELRRQALASMTAKRFHCEGGAVYAAAAPTPDARRGLIRLIVALQTISDYLDNLCDRSTSLDPADFRQLHQAMLDAVVPGGSVGDYYACRREREDGGYLPALVRACQEEVAHLPGYGAVADEVRRLVALYADLQVHKHVAWSEREARLLAWWEDYRSAHPELRWNEFAAATGSTLGMFALFLAATDPRVDGEAARRIVRTYFPWVCALHILLDYLIDQEEDRRGGDLNFVAYYRDAEEAAERLAFFARRAREAVRELPGSRFHRLIVDGLLGLYLSDGKVRRQRAVRAVSRRLLTASPLSTRFFYVNSVLIRALSPL